The following coding sequences are from one Culex quinquefasciatus strain JHB chromosome 1, VPISU_Cqui_1.0_pri_paternal, whole genome shotgun sequence window:
- the LOC6034437 gene encoding proteasome activator complex subunit 3 — protein sequence MGDAVDTAKKVQEYKDNLIKKAEELIIKGFPEKIVKLNDLLSTPQFSERSFTDVYQDLNIPVPDPIEIGNADTEKADGDEPGTKRARLDLPSGTKVMALPNGRVECNTPICELIKVVKPVIRTLVEDSNLLKMWISFMIPKIEDGNNFGVSIQEDTLAEIQSVETEAAAFFDQISRYFVSRAKVVSKVAKYPHIEDYRRAVAELDEKEFLSLWLVLSEVRNRYCSLHDIVIKNMEKLKKPRSSNAESLY from the exons ATGGGAGACGCTGTCGACACCGCCAAGAAG GTCCAAGAGTACAAAGACAACTTGATCAAGAAAGCTGAGGAGTTGATCATTAAAGGGTTTCCGGAGAAAATTGTCAAACTGAACGATTTGCTGTCCACTCCTCAGTTTTCCGAGCGAAGCTTCACCGATGTGTACCAA GACCTCAACATTCCAGTGCCCGATCCGATCGAGATTGGTAACGCAGATACGGAGAAAGCCGACGGTGACGAGCCCGGTACAAAGCGCGCCCGCTTGGACTTGCCCAGCGGAACCAAGGTGATGGCTTTGCCGAACGGTCGCGTCGAGTGCAACACGCCCATTTGCGAGCTCATCAAGGTGGTCAAACCGGTCATCCGTACCCTGGTCGAAGATTCCAACTTGCTGAAGATGTGGATTTCCTTCATGATTCCCAAAATCGAGGACGGAAACAACTTTGGCGTTTCGATCCAGGAAGACACTCTCGCCGAGATCCAGTCGGTCGAGACGGAAGCCGCCGCCTTCTTCGACCAGATTTCCAGATACTTTGTTTCCCGGGCAAAAGTTGTTTCCAAAGTAGCCAAGTATCCACACATTGAGGACTATCGTCGTGCCGTAGcg GAGCTGGACGAAAAGGAATTCCTGAGCTTATGGTTGGTGCTGAGCGAGGTCAGAAATCGCTACTGCTCCCTGCACGACATCGTCATCAAAAACatggaaaagttgaaaaagccaCGATCCTCCAACGCAGAAAGCCTCTACTAA